Below is a genomic region from Xylocopa sonorina isolate GNS202 unplaced genomic scaffold, iyXylSono1_principal scaffold0076, whole genome shotgun sequence.
CATAGAATTGGAAGAATTTATAATAGTCTGGTTATATTTAAAAGATATAGATAAAGAATTTAATGTTATAGTGTAAATAGAAAATGTAGATATTGTGTTGACGAGATGTCAGTTTCaataaatcatgttatttcgatCGTTTTAGATAGTCGACATAGAATGAATGCTCTGTGTTAGTCGTTTTGATTAAAGATGGAGGAGGCTGGTAATGAAAAGTTTGTGTCAAGGAGACGTTCTGCAACTCTTAAAGCTTTTAAAGTTAAAGACGAGCGAGTAGCAACTTTTAAAAAAGTATGTACACAATTCTTAATGTGTATtctatatttaattataattaatagaCAGTAAGTTTGATATATTGAAACCTTTGATGTATTTCCCGGCATTATCTTTACAGACGATTATGATAGTGTTATACATTTTTGTACTTTTTAGGTAGCAGCAATTCTACAAAAATCTGAAATAGACCGAACTGCAGAAGAAACTGGAATACTTGTATCTTGTAGTGATGTAGTAAAAGAGGTTAATTTAAGGTATAGCCATTTTGAAAAATCATTGATTGTTGTGTGTATATTGTGTATAAAGTTATATTATTTCTTCTGTTTTTTATGCGCGGTAATATGATTTATGCGCTTTTGTGAATTTTATTATCGTTACTACTACCATTACTATATTAATCTGTTAGACAAGAGAAAAGACATAGAGTAAAAGCAAGATTAGAAGAAGTGGAAGATGCACCAGAAATTTTAGAGGAAAAATGTATAAGATTAGCTGCAGCAATTAGCAGAGCAACATCGCTTGCTATTTATACTGGTGCTGGTATCAGTACAGCTGCTTCTATCCCTGATTACAGAGGAACAAATGGTGTATGGACTCGTTTACAGCAGGGGAAAGACATTGGGTAATATAACAGTTGAAGTAATTTGATTGAAATATAGTTAAGTGAAATAAGCACATTTTTTAAACATTAATTTACTTACTACTAAATAATAGTAAGCTTACTACATTAATTTGCAGAAATCATGATCTTAGCCAAGCAGAACCAACGTTAACACATATGGCACTTTACGCTTTATATAAGGCAAGAGTTTTGAAGCATATAGTTTCTCAGAATTGTGACGGACTTCATTTACGTAGTGGAATACCTCGTACACTTTTATCTGAAGTTCATGGCAATATGTATCTAGAAGTTTGTAGAGCGTGTAAACCATACAGGGAATATTGGAGATTATTTGATGTTACCGAGAAAACAGCTCGGTATTCTCATGGTACCGGAAGATTATGCCATAGATGTAATTCTGTTTTACAAGATTCAATTGTTCATTTTGGTGAAAGAGGCAATCTTCCTTGGCCAATTAATTGGAACGGCGCGACAAGAGCAGCTAAACAAGCAGATGTCATATTATGTTTAGGTTCTAGTTTAAAAGTGTTGAAGAAATACCCATGGTTATGGCAAATGGATAGGCCGATTCATAAGCGTCCATCGTTATATATTGTAAACTTACAGTGGACTCCAAAAGATGAAAATGCAGTTTTAAAAATAAATGGAAAGTGCGACGAAGTTATGAAAAGGGTTATGGCTCACCTAGGATTGGAAATTCCACAGTATAATCGTGCTAAAGATCCTATTTTTTTTCATGCTCTACATCTTAGGAGTAATGAACAGCATACAACAAGTCAACCTTGCTTAGAAGAACCAGCTGATGTTACTCATAATGAATTAAATCAAATCAGTGATAACTTTCACGAAGATATTCTATCACAAATTAAAGAAAAAGATTGTATTTCACCTAAAAAAGTAACCGAACCGATATCTGCATATTCGGCACCATTTTTTACTGCATTACCATTTTTATCTATGGGATTACCATTCCCACCAATGTACATGTGTCCTCAGTTAACACCACTTTTTTATTATCCATTTGTTCAAGTACCAAATATGACTTTGGACATGCCAAAACCTAAGCCAACTTGTATTTTTTGTATGGAAAATGAAGGCTCGCTTGTTTGTCTCTATTACCAACGGGATATAGATAATTCTACCTTAATGGGATCTGAAAGTAAGCAAATAAAAGATACAAAGACGTTGGTAAGAATTACTCCCAAAAATCCAGGGTGGTTTGGTAAAGGGTATCGTAAAGGCATGAAAAAGAAACGGTAGCATTTACTGTTTTCAGTGCGGTATATAATCTTCCCTTTTTATGTTATACACCATGAACACATAACGTATAGTATATAACATTATACGTAAATATTTGATGCCTCTACATTATGGGATCCATATGCATAGTCTAGAGATATGAAACAACTTACTTCCAGTCTCCAAAAATTTAAGAATTTTAAATAAGAGTATTTgaaattaataaatttttatcTAACCATTCTATTTTCTCCAATTTGGTAGACACATGATTATTTAATTCTAAAGTTAAGTTTTAGAAGTAGTTCAGTAATATGTGTTTGAATATTTATGTAAGTTTAATTTAAAACCCATCGATTTgtcaattttattattaatagttTTTTTACACAAAGTGCTGGATTCAAAGTTTTTTACTATTGTACAGGCCAAATGTATTGTGATTTGTAGTTGTAATCTTTTCTTTAAAGTATTGTGCGCGCGAATCATGAAAATTGTTCATAACCAAAGTgataatttttgtttctctcttttacttttattattaatgttattattactactactactgctactactactattattacTACTGCTAGtactaccactactactactaccactaccactaccactaccactattactactactactactactacttattattattattattattattattatttgtacTTTATATTTGTACAGTTAAATgtattataattttaaaaaaataGAATGTGTGCATAGTAGTAGTATATGTGTAATACTTGTTGCATTGTTTTATCATATTGATTTATCATTCCAGTTTTATGAATTTAACAGTACAGCAAAATTAATTCTACTCGTATTAAAGGActgttcgtaataaatattgaaTTACATTAGCTTTTCTCTTGTATTGATCAGTAATGAAATAAACAAAACAAAATTTTGTATAAAAAATCTTCGTTCCTTTGTTTCCAGAAAGTATTAAACGATGTTAAAACAACAAATGCGATTGGGTAAGGAATGAAAATTGGATTAAGTTCCGATATTTGGACGATTAATAGAGTTTCAAAAACTAAAATTTCACCTCTAAATGTTTAAGAGTTTTctatattaataaaaaattttcaaTATTATACATTGAACTTATTTATCGAGTATATTACATAAAAtcggttataaatgattatttaTTAAAACAAATTGTGTGCTGAAAGTTACAATATATCGCTTTATTAACATAAGGTGCAAATTAAATTTAGTACCACAGTAGTACTTAAAATGAGATGAAAAATGCATGATATATCAATTAAAAGGTTATTTTTCAAAAATTTCAAGGGTTATGGTGTTTACCCTGATTGctgaaaatataattttcaaaaCATTCATAACAAAGTGACTAGcactattatattataataaattcTGCATATGAGTGTACGTCTGTAACTGCTGATGTGTCAACATTAGTTGGCCGTCATATAAGAAGTTAAGAAACTAGAAAGAAATGAATGGCTATATAAGTTGTAGGCGTATATTTTGTTCGCTTGCTTAGAACCAACCGTTTTTGCAGATGGTCTTCATCGGtaccgatatttcttacaggtACATCTTTGTTCTCCTTTTCGTAGGAAATTAGTAGTTGCGAATGTTGGATTACGTTATATGCAACACAACATTTCTTACAATATCGTATATGTTACTGTATGTAAGATTTTAAGCTCGTTCAAACCTTGTTGCGAACAAGGGATAAGCCATAACGTAATCAGCCAGCAATATTGATATGTTTACTTTCACAAACACAGTTATAGTCACACATTTTCTTATATGTGTTTAAACATTTTAACTTTCTACAACATATCGAAATACCATCGAAATTGGAGGGAAGATGTTTGTTCTATAGTTTTACTAAAATTGGCATTTATACAGATACAAGTTCTATTGGATTGAAAGTAATATGCAAGAAATATGAGGTAACGGGCTGCGTTTTCCCACTGCATTGttccccctctggtgtgtccttTAGCGTGCTGCGAGGTGATCTTAGCTGTGCCACGATTTTAATATTTGAATTTAAAGAGGAAATTTTTGTTTTAGTGTTGGTGTTACACTTCAAATAGCTTTATATAAaacttaaataaaaataaatatctacatACATAGAActattttattgtatttttatCTAATAAAAACATATAGGTATTATTGTAATCTACGTATTTGCAAACTTTTACTTATGGTATGTTCGCGGAATTATCGGAAAACCGCTGATGTGCCGTGGAAGATGAAAGGTTATGGAACACTGGTTTAGGTTAACACGAAcagcctaagaaggcattcttgtacgaaccCTCGTGGTGAAGACAAACATAGTAAAATAATTTTAACTGCGCGTCCCCGCGTACGGTTTATTCAATCAGTAATTGTACTCCGTCAAACTGACCGTTTTACTCGACGACCAATAACTTACCAATTAAGTTCAATTGTCTATATTCAAGTCTTATTTTATACTATGTACAATCTTTAATGATTTAAGGTGTGAATGATGCGTTGACTGAATGTGTTTTGAAATTAATGAGAAAGCGAAGACATACTTAATTACATATATTCGGTTGGAGTTGTCGGGAGTGGTTGAGCTGTTGGGAGTGGTAATTGTGATCCGGCAAGAATTTTAGTCTGAGAGTGTGTTGAGATAATGGAATGGAAGGTGTCTATGTAGTGCACCAGAGGCCATGACTCGGCGTTTGTCGGATCATGGTATCGGATCTGACGCATTTGGGGCTCCCAGTCCGTCCGGGccacgcctggcccgaggcgtcgacggcaTCCGTGCGGGATGGACTACCTTCGGTGGTCGTATCCCATGTATTTGTACGGGTGTCGTCCGGGGGACGCGGTCGGTGCGTTTGGGGAAACGTATCAACCATTGGACGCGTTGGATGCGTGACCCAGTCATCACTTATTCCGCGGACGGAgcagtgtgtatcgtcgaccacactcccttccgggaagggggtcttCTCAGACACCATAGCCCGGTctcctcccagcagcgccgaggatggtcaccgtggggttttagccggtaagagtccggcatatcCCCGGAACTTCCCCAGCTTCTCCAGCTCCGGAGGACCCATGAGGATTTTCCTACGTTAAACAAAAAAATGTGTCTATGTAGTCGCAGTCTGTTTGGTACCATCTAAATTTGGCACACAGATGGTAGAAAAAACTAAAGGCGTTTCTGAAACATAGTAGTCACCTCGATCGATGCATAAATCTTGACATGACGAAATATGGGGTGAGCATTGAAGTTAATAATTTCGAGAACCGAACACTAATCCCGTTACAATTCCCTTGTTACTTTTGACATCTTACGATAGGTCAAAAATATAATGCCACCGATACTATTTTATAATCGCAGTAATATCCTATGTTCGCTTGCACAGTGTAACAATTGAAAGTAAGTTTTAACAACATTCGCCCTACCGTCATTGTCACATGTCAGCACATAGTCATCATCAATTTGttcaatgttttttttttataacgtttattttgttaataaataaaaaaatatttacaaACAGCacaaagtgtatgtaaatgaaaGTCCGTTCCTACGTTACGGAGCCCTAACTGGCGATTAAGGAGCAGGTTCACGGTAGTCCTCGATGTTTGTGTTGGCgccacctcctttcaaggacagAGCTCTGGGCCTGAAGACCATCGAAAAGAGGTTGACGAGACACCTTCGAAGGGCTCAAGAATTTTGAAGGGTAATTCAGATAGGGATCTCGTGACGACTAGAAAATGAAAACTCTTTATGGAATCACGAttctatataataattatatatatatatatatatatggtaaCTCACAATGGTAACAATAACTTTATCTTATCACTCTTGGCGATTGACTActaatataaatatttttcttttaaatatgtATAACAAAGTACGGTACATTATACATTTATCTTTGGTTTATTTTTTCTGGTTTTATTTAATAGTGAAAggacgaagaagaaggagaaaagaaaaaagagaaaatgcTATTTAATTATATGCATACAGTGTAAATCGTATAACTTACGCATCTCAAATAACTTTTAAACTATGCgtctatttaaaaaaatgattaaATACTATTCTTAAAGCTTATGGTTGTTATCTGCCTGAATATACTTTAAGACACGTTCTGTCGGAAATTCATGAATTTTCCATTGTATTCACTGAAATATTAGACCATTCTGAATGGaaagaaataaaattataaaatttagtTTTATTAATGATTTATAAGAGATGATTTTCGTTGCCGCACCATAAACTCTGTACATTTGAAAGTAGAATGATAAAACTTTAGGAGTTCATAAACAAGCGTGCACCACTTCTTTAAATGCATACCCGTAGCAATGTCAATAACCCAAAGAGCTGTAATTTTATCTAATTTTGAAATAATGTACGTCAAAGTTGGATTTATTACCTGCTACGGTCATGTTGGGCCACGCGTTGTCACTCGAGAGTGCAATCGGTATCCTCGAAAGATCACTAGTAAAGTTTAACATTCTTTAAGTCTAGACACCGTTCCACACTCCTATATCGAGGCATTATAAGTCGATGTTGCCTCGAGCAGAATAGAATTTCAAACGTTTAGTATAAAGTTTTACACAACTATAAACAGTGACTCCGAGAAAGTAATTAAACAAAGATAGAAACTCGGTTCAACATTTTAACATTCATTAAACAATTCAAACAAAGTGAAATCAGTGTGCCATACCAAATACGGAAACACGTATGCGACATTTGTTTCAGCGTTTAGGTTGTTGCAATAGAATAATCGTTGAAAGCTGACAAATATTTTCCGCGCTTTTTCTATTTGTACGTTAATGTGGTCGAAGAAGTTTAATTCGTAATCCATGTATATCCCTAGCTACCTCATTATCTTTTCATTTTATAGTTTTGTtttgtgtgcgtgcgtgtgtgtatgtCCAAGTTAGGATCCAAAATTTGACATACATTAAGTGAAAAAAGTATTTGTAGATCCACTTTTTGTGTAATCATAAAAACTGTTTCCATTAATAGTTTACTATGTACAGGTATCATTAAGAAAAAGTAAGAAAAAAATATAATGTAAAGCTTGTCATTGTCTATGCGAAACTTTAttccatatatatatacattatatatacatatatatataatcgaTGATTTTAGACCTCTCTGAAAAACAAAGGGTACCCAGCAGTACCCTGGGTACCCTAAAGGGCACCCTCATCCTTAATACATATGCATTCATGTGCATCTCCTTGGCTTTAATAATAGCTTCTAGGTTATTACCAGTTATTATCAGTTTCTGggttattttttttaatatttttcgcCTACTCTTTGCTATAGAACTTGTTAATTATCTTTCCTTCTCTTACTTCTCTCCGCAATAAATGCCATTGCTTTTTCTACTCGATCAATATTGGCATAAATATTTCTAACAGTTTTACTGTCTTTCTATCCTGAAGTTGTCAGGATATCATTGCATAAAGTTCGAGCACTTGCAAATCAATTATTTGTTGCCTCCGTAGGAGTAAGAATCTCTAACCGTTTCTATGCCTTCGACCGATCTGATCGTGACCTATTTTCGACAGTTTTTCTTTCCCCATactttttaacaatatattatacatatatgtagCCATTGTAAAATTTAAACTGAAACTTTTACTAATTTTTCTATAGCTATCTCCACGTTCTCGAAGAAAAATTACTTCATTACGTAGAGATACTGGTATGTCATTACTCTTATTggcattctttttttttatacgaaATTTCAAAAACGTTTTATCTTCGCTGCAAATTCACTGTAGTAATTGGCAATGTAGTCTTAATCATAATAAAGAGTAAACATGTCAATATAAAAAAAGTGTataaatatttctaaaatttgtATAATTATTATAGCATTCTTCTATAATGTAATATTAAAGCACACTGTTAAGGAAAACATTTTTTGTTTTTGTATAATTTGTTTTTTACGAAAAAAAACTAGCTGTATAAAAAGCTTTTTGGCTGACTGTATGGTCAGAATAAAATTGTTTACCATTTGTTTGTATTGATTTTTAGTTTTTACATGTAGAAGTAGATTTGTATTTCCGTTTAGTATATCGTACAATTGTGTTTTCGTTTTAGAAGGTTTACTATTTTTTGCGTATACTAACAGATTGCCGACGAAGGCTATTGCAAATATATCGTGGTTGTTATTGAATCCATACATGTTGTGTAT
It encodes:
- the LOC143432258 gene encoding NAD-dependent protein deacetylase sirtuin-7-like, with the protein product MEEAGNEKFVSRRRSATLKAFKVKDERVATFKKVAAILQKSEIDRTAEETGILVSCSDVVKEVNLRQEKRHRVKARLEEVEDAPEILEEKCIRLAAAISRATSLAIYTGAGISTAASIPDYRGTNGVWTRLQQGKDIGNHDLSQAEPTLTHMALYALYKARVLKHIVSQNCDGLHLRSGIPRTLLSEVHGNMYLEVCRACKPYREYWRLFDVTEKTARYSHGTGRLCHRCNSVLQDSIVHFGERGNLPWPINWNGATRAAKQADVILCLGSSLKVLKKYPWLWQMDRPIHKRPSLYIVNLQWTPKDENAVLKINGKCDEVMKRVMAHLGLEIPQYNRAKDPIFFHALHLRSNEQHTTSQPCLEEPADVTHNELNQISDNFHEDILSQIKEKDCISPKKVTEPISAYSAPFFTALPFLSMGLPFPPMYMCPQLTPLFYYPFVQVPNMTLDMPKPKPTCIFCMENEGSLVCLYYQRDIDNSTLMGSESKQIKDTKTLVRITPKNPGWFGKGYRKGMKKKR